In Alkaliphilus flagellatus, one DNA window encodes the following:
- a CDS encoding EutN/CcmL family microcompartment protein has protein sequence MFIGKVVGSLWATRKDEKLNGLKFLLIEKQLNEQEADPALVVAVDHVGAGIGESVLITTGSSGRLSFDGKNIPVDMVIVGIIDTVDYPKK, from the coding sequence ATGTTCATTGGAAAAGTTGTTGGTAGCTTATGGGCTACTCGCAAGGATGAAAAGTTAAATGGTTTAAAGTTTCTACTCATTGAAAAACAACTAAACGAACAAGAGGCTGATCCTGCTCTAGTTGTTGCAGTTGACCATGTAGGTGCTGGCATTGGGGAATCTGTACTGATTACCACTGGTAGCTCTGGTCGTCTATCTTTTGATGGTAAAAATATTCCTGTTGATATGGTTATTGTCGGTATTATAGACACTGTGGACTATCCAAAGAAATGA
- a CDS encoding ethanolamine utilization protein EutH has translation MSINEIIIWVMAIIMVIGAIDRSLGDKTGLGQRFEEGILAMGALALSMAGIIVIAPKLSDWLSPIVVPLYKLLGADPAMFAGTLLANDMGGFFLAQQMTTDPLIMLFSGGILGAMLGATIVFTIPVGLGIISKEDTKYLAQGVLCGIVTIPIGALVAGIVMGIPIVKVFMNLIPIIAVAILISIGLFKIPEGMIKGFNIFGKIIVAVAAIGLAIGGLDLLLGIKIFENQDTLEVGFQTVGGIAITLAGAYGLVFLITKIFNKPLMKLGHLLGMNDIAAAGLIASLANNIAMFQTVKDMDKRGKVINIAFAVSASFTFGDHLGFTAGVAPELITPMIIGKLVGGISAILVAIFLSKRVFRIEQS, from the coding sequence ATGAGTATAAATGAAATAATAATTTGGGTTATGGCAATTATAATGGTCATAGGTGCAATCGACCGTTCACTTGGTGATAAAACTGGTTTAGGTCAGCGATTTGAAGAAGGAATACTAGCAATGGGTGCTTTGGCACTTTCAATGGCTGGTATAATCGTTATAGCACCCAAGTTATCAGATTGGTTAAGTCCTATAGTGGTTCCATTATATAAATTGTTAGGAGCAGATCCAGCAATGTTTGCAGGAACTCTATTAGCAAATGATATGGGGGGGTTTTTCTTAGCACAACAAATGACTACAGACCCACTAATTATGCTTTTCTCAGGTGGTATTTTAGGAGCCATGCTGGGGGCGACAATTGTATTTACAATCCCAGTTGGATTAGGCATTATCAGCAAGGAAGATACAAAGTATTTAGCACAAGGAGTATTATGTGGGATTGTGACTATTCCAATTGGAGCATTAGTTGCAGGAATTGTGATGGGTATACCAATAGTTAAAGTCTTTATGAACTTAATACCTATAATAGCTGTAGCGATTTTAATTTCAATTGGACTATTTAAAATCCCTGAAGGAATGATTAAAGGGTTCAATATATTTGGGAAAATTATAGTGGCTGTTGCAGCCATTGGGCTGGCAATTGGTGGGTTAGACTTACTATTAGGTATTAAAATATTTGAAAATCAAGATACACTTGAAGTTGGATTTCAAACAGTTGGTGGTATTGCCATTACTTTAGCTGGTGCTTATGGACTGGTGTTCTTGATCACAAAGATATTCAATAAACCATTGATGAAACTAGGTCACTTGTTAGGAATGAATGATATTGCAGCAGCGGGTCTAATTGCATCTCTTGCCAACAACATCGCCATGTTCCAAACAGTAAAGGACATGGATAAACGTGGAAAGGTGATTAATATTGCTTTTGCAGTTTCAGCATCTTTTACATTTGGTGACCACTTAGGATTTACAGCTGGTGTTGCGCCAGAATTGATTACTCCAATGATTATTGGTAAGCTAGTCGGTGGTATTTCTGCCATTCTTGTTGCCATATTTCTATCTAAACGTGTATTTAGGATTGAACAAAGCTAA